The genomic region CGCGCATTTCCGGGTCGGCCATGCGCCTGGCCGCCAGGCCGAGCATCCGGGAGGCGGCTCGGGACAGCGGCTGCGGCGGCGCGTGCACCCGCGTCGCCCGGCCCAGGCCCCGCAGCAGACAAAGTGTGCGGGAGCCGTAGTTCGCCACCGCCTCGAGGGTCCTGGGCGCCGGCGGGCTGTGGCCCGGGATCCACGGTTCGACGAGCACGGTTCCGAACGGCATGTGCAGGGCGCGCACCCACGGCACCGCGTCCCTGAGCCTGGCGTCCAGCACGGCGCGAGCCCGCATGCGGCCGGCGGCCTCGGCCCGGAGCCAGGCCGAACCGGCCGGTGTCCGGCTGACGCGGCAAACCAGCGCGGGCAGCCGCTCTCCGGGCCGCCAGCAGAATAGCAGGATCTTGTCCTGCCAGTGGACGTCGAGCCCGACCTGCATGATCGCGTGGTGCTGGCCCGTGAGGGCGAAGAGGCGGCGCTCGATCGCGTCGATCCACATGTCAGGGCTCCTTCCGGGCGACCACGAGCAGCCTGGGCACGAGCCAGCTTGCCGGCAGGAACGCTCCCAGGCTCCTCGCCAGGCGCACGCGACGCCGCTCGCCGGGCAGCGTCAGGCCGGCTAGCAGCCCCGCCATTCGCCGATCCCCGAGCGCGAAGAGCACTTGCCGGAAGATGGTCGTCGAGAGCCAGGCAAAGAGCCTGACGTCGGGAAATCCTGCGGCCGCCAGCAGGCGCCGGAGCCTGCGCGGGCGGAGCGGCCGGCCCGGCAGCGGGTTGGGCACGTGCGCGACCAGGGTGCCGCCGGGCGCAAGCAGGTGCCAGGCCCGCTGCGCCAGGGCGGCCAGGTCGCCGGGCGCGGGATACAGCGCGACGATCGCGTCGGGCGCGGCATCGAGGGGGACCCACTCGAGGCCCGGGATGCATGGCGTGGCGTCCGCGTTGCCGATCACCGCGGCGCGCCGGCAGTCGGCCGGCAGCAGCAGGAGCGGATCGGCGGCCGTCGCGTCGGCCAGGCG from Candidatus Tanganyikabacteria bacterium harbors:
- a CDS encoding phosphotransferase, which gives rise to MWIDAIERRLFALTGQHHAIMQVGLDVHWQDKILLFCWRPGERLPALVCRVSRTPAGSAWLRAEAAGRMRARAVLDARLRDAVPWVRALHMPFGTVLVEPWIPGHSPPAPRTLEAVANYGSRTLCLLRGLGRATRVHAPPQPLSRAASRMLGLAARRMADPEMRDWVLARRRESHLLDRVAPCVVHGDFWRGNLRESTGVLRILDWEFMQGAGNPYFDAALNLLALCRDLPGADPVAWLERCFLLETSHSRLLGRLLDDFGAASREACALTVVLALIEHAARDRSTDELHCTLKYRLLARMAREADPVGTVRSALWPESPSVSAVPA